CACCAGCCCGACGATCTCGCTCTCGGTCGGCAGCACGCCGTAGCGCGCGGCCTCAGCCCGAATCAGCTCGAAGACTCGGTGTAGCGGCGTGGAGCGAAAATCGGTCATGTTGATCGAAACCTGCGCGTGCCCTTCGACCAGCAGGCCCAGCGCTTTGACGAAGCGGAGCCCGCCGTTCGAGTGGCGGATCACTTTGGCGATCTTTTTGGCAATATCCACGTCGCCCGTGCTGAGATAGACGTTGTAGGCGATCAGCGGCGCGCGCGCGCCGATCGCGGTCGCGCCCGCAGGCGTGAGCCTGGCCGGGCCGAAGTCGGGATCGCGCTGCGGATCAGTGCCCAGCGTTTGCTTCAAGCCCTCGTACTCGCCGCGCCGCACGTCCGCCAGGTTGCGCCGAGCAGGCCGCGTGGCGGCCTCCTCATAGAGATAGACCGGAATGCCAAGCTCATCGCCCACACGCTGCCCAAGCTGCCGGGCCAGCGCCACACAGTCGGCCATCGTCGCATCGCGGATCGGAATGAAGGGCACTACGTCGGTCGCTCCGAGCCGTGGATGCTCGCCGCGATGCTCGTCGAGGTTGATCAGCTCCTTGGCCGCGCGCATTCCGGCGAACGCGCCGTCGACTACCGCCGAGGGCGGCCCGACCAGGGTGACGACCGAGCGATTATGATCGGCGTCGGACTCGACATCCAGCACCAGCACATCGGGCACGGCACGCATCGCGGCGACGATCTGGTCGATCACATCGGCGCGACGACCCTCGCTAAAGTTGGGCACACATTCGATCAACGGTTGTGGCATAGCTGCTCCTTATCAGAAATCGGCGATTGAGCGCCGCTTGATGGTCTGTCGCGCTCTCCCTGGCTGCTCCTGGCGACGCTGCCACGAGCACGCCGTAGTGTAGCATACGCTCGGCGCATGACCAGCAGCCGGTGGGAGAAACGCACCGATCGCTCTGGCTATCCTGGCCCGGCGATTCGTGACGCGCAGGGGTTGCGCCGCTGGAAGAAGCGGTTATACTACAGCAGCTTTAAAATCGTCACAAACATCGTAAAGAAACATATGCCACTAGCTACTCGAATTCCGCGCACGTTCGCCCTGACGCTGATCGCCGCCGCGCTTGTCGCCTGCTCCACAGGCACCGTACCGCCGCAGACCAGGCGCACGGAGGCTACAACGCCGCCGGTCGCCACAACCGCCGCCGCTACTGAGGTCGCGGCAACCGCAACGACCGCCGCAGACTGGCGCTTTCCGGCAGGCAGCCGCATTGCGGGCGTCGATGTCGGCAACAAAACGCCGGAAACCGCGATCAAGCTCGTCTCGCTTGGCCTGAATTCCTGGCAAAAGCCGCTGGCGCTCGTCGCCGACGAGCAGGCCGCCGATCCGCCGACGCTCAAGCCCTACAAAGTGGGCCTCGACCCCGACATCGCGCAGATGGTGGCGGAGGCCGAGCACCTGGCGCGCGAGGGCAAGCCCGTCGACATCGAGTGGACGCCGCAGGTCGACGAGGCGAAGCTCCGCGCTGAGCTGGAAGCGCTGGCCCCCTCTTTCGAGCAGACCGCCGCCAGCGATATTGTCACCGACACCGAGGCGCTGACCTCGACCTTTACGTTTCGCGCGCAGCCGGGCGTGAAGCTCGACATCGACGCGACCGCCGCGCTGGTCAGCAGGCTGCTCACCGATCGCAGCGAGGCCGTCACGCAGACCGTGGTGCTGCACACCACGTCGCCGCAGGAGCGCGATCTGGCGACGCTCAAGCACGTGCTGGAGGAGCATCTGGGCTACTGGAAGGGCGTTGGCGCGATCTACGTCCACGATCTCGAAACCGGCCAGTCGATCGGCATCAACGAAAACTCGGTCTTCTCCGGCGCGAGCGTGATGAAGGTGCCGATCATGATCTACGTCTACGCCAAGCTCGGCAAGCTCGACGAGCAGCAGCGCGAGTGGATGGAGAACGTGGTCATCAACAGCGATAATCTCGACGCAAACGCGCTGCTCGCCGCCGCAGTTGGCGGCCAGGGCACCGAGGCCGCGCTGGAAGGCGTCAACGAGATGAGCCAGATGCTCGAAGGGCTGGGCCTTGAGCACACCTACCAGCTGATCCCGTACGAGTCGGGCGAGTGGCTGATCCAGCAATCGCGGCTGCCGCAGGGCGGGCCGAAGCGCGAGGGCCAGCCGCCCTACACCGCCGCCGATCCCTATGTCCGCACCACGCCCCGCGAGATGGGCCAGCTTTTTGTGATGCTGGCCGAGTGCGCCGAGGGCAAGGGTCCGCTGATCGAGAAGTACGGCGATAAGCTCAACGAGACGCTGTGCGACGAGATGATCGGCTGGCTGGAGCGCCCCCATGATCAGGAGCGGATGGTCGCAGGTATCCCGGCGGGCGTGCCTGTCGCGCATAAAGGCGGCTGGATCGACGACATGCAGAGCGATGTCGGCATCGTCAGCAGCCCGAATGGCCGCTATGTCGCCGCGATCTACATCTGGCGGCCCGACGGCTACGTGACGAACGCGCACGCGACGCCTTCGCCGTACCTGGGCGACTTCTCGCATACGATCTATACGTTCTTCAATCCTGAGAGCGTGGAGTAGAGCGAAAGAGGTTCAAAGCTCAAAGCTTAAAGTTCAAGAACCGAGTTCCAGATACTTCATGTGGTTCTCGGTTCTTATTTCTTGGTTCTCGGCTCTCCCCTTGCTCTCTTGTTCTCCTGTTTCTGGTATCCGGTTCTTGATGCTTGGTTCTCCGTTTATTCCCTTTGTTCGCCGGGTGCCCTTTGGGCGCGGCACCCGGTTCTTTGTTCTTTGTTCTTCTCCCGCCACAACCCGATCGCCCGGTGCATACTCTCGAAGGCGAGCGGCGGCAGGGAATCGGGCACGAACCATCCGACCATATCGGCATCGTCGGCGGGCATCGGCTCGGCGTCGTCGACGGCCTGCGCGGTGTAGGTGATCACAATCACGCGGCCATTGAACGACACATCCAGCAGCGCCAGCCGCACGACCGTCAGCCCCGTCTCCTCGCGGCACTCCCGCGCGGCGGCGACCTCAGGATCTTCGCCAAAATCGACGTAGCCGCCGGGAAAGGACCACAGGCCGCGTCCGGGATCGATCGCCCGCCGCGTGAGCAGCAGCATCCCTGCGCGCTCGATCAAGACCGTCGCGGCGACTTTGGGATCGGCAAACACGATATAGCCGCAGTTGGGACAGGTTGGGCGGGGCTTGCCTTCAAACGGACGCTGTTCGAGTGGCGTTGCACATTCGGGACAAAAACGCATCATGTCTGCATGATAGCACGCTCTGCGATCGTGTGGCGGACCACAAAAAGAGCAGGCGGGCACCAACTGTATGCCCGCCTACCCCCGGAAGGAGCTAGCGCACGCTTGTGCGGCGGCGTACGCTTCGGATAATACTCAGCCCGGCCAGCAGTGTCAGCACTGCGACCAGACCGAGCGGCGCGCTCGTCGTGCCGGTGTTGCCTGTGTCGGGGAGCCGCGCCGGAGGACGCGCGCCGCCACCGGCAGCCTCGACCGTAAACTCGCGCACGACAACCTGACCGTTGGCCTGGACCGGAACGTCGGGACCGTTCGGGAACTCGTACTGGCCCTTGGTGCCAGCGTCGATATGCAGCATCGGCGCGAGCTTATCGCCAGCGTTGAACGTCTCGTCCAGCTTAACCATCAGATTATTGGTTGTGCCAGCCTTGATGGCGGCCAGCCCGGCCAGCGGCGTCAGCATCATCTTGCCGTCGGGGCCGAACTTGTGGACGGCGACCCAGCCATCTTCCGCCGCGACAACCCGCTCGATCGTGATCATGCTGTTGCTGATCGGCTGGTTGCGCACGGTGATGCTCGGTGTCACACCACCTGCCGGAGGCGCTGAGGGCGCGGGTGAGGGCGAAGCTGAGGGCGCGGGCGAGGGCGATGGAGAAGCCTGAGCCGCCGCGACGACGATCGTGCCCGACATACCGGCGCCGTTCGGACCGCCATGATACTCGCAGTAGTATGCAAACGTGCCCGCCGCGCTGAACGTTACCGCGCTGGACGTAGCGCCCGACGCAACATTGCCGGTATCGAAGGAGCCGTTGTCTGCTTTCGCCGTATGCGGACGCTGCCCGGTATTCCTCCACGTCACGCTAGCGCCCACCGGCACTGTCACCGTTTTCGGCTCGAAGGTGTTGTCGCGCATCTCGATCACCACGCCCGTCTGCGCGACCGGCGCGGCACGCACAACTGTTGCCGCGAGGCCCAGAGCGACGAGCGCGATCATCGCAACGCCGATCAGCAGCCGACCGACGATTGGTGTACTCATAGCACGCTCCTTAGCTGTTGCGCACCCGCCAGGCGAGTGCGATCTGCTCATAGCATCATACGAATGATTGCTATGCGCCATACAACCCGTCACTCAAGTATTCGTACCCAATGCGTCGAATGAATCTATACTGCTCAGCACGGTGCGCGCACAAAAAAAGGCGCGCACGAGTGTGCGCGCCGCGTCCAGATCAGCATCTAGTCGGTCATTTCGAGGTAGTCCGTGAGGTAGATGCGCTCCGTCCGCGATAGCCGCTGCGCCTGGGCCGAGACTACCAGCGCGCCCCGCAGCACCGCCGGGCTGGTCGGCTGCTGGCTGCCGCCGCGCGGCTCGATCGTCACGCCCACGCCCTGATACGTCGCCAGCGGCTGGTCTACGGGCAGCAATACCCAGCCGTTGCCCGACTGTGGCACGAACGTGCCCACGCCGATCGGCGTGCCGCCCTGGTTCAGCCAGACCTGATAGACCTTGCCGGAGCCGGGATCGGGCAAGCCCTGCGCCACCAGACACGCAACCGACAACTGCGGCGAGGCCCAGAACCGACCGCTCGCGCTCTCGCCCGACAGCTCGTAGTCCTGAAGATCGGGCGTGTTGAGCACCCTGGTCATCGTCTGCCAGCTCTGGCGGCTGTTGGCAACCTGCGTGGAGAGCCTTTCGATTTGGGCGGCCTGGCTGTTCAGCCGCATTTGCAGCGCGATATTCCAGCCGAGCAATGCCAGCAGCATCACAGCCGCGAAGCTCCATCGCGGCGCGAGTCGCACACGCCACCAGGGATGGGCGGCAGGCGCTGGCCGGCGCTGGGCCGCGCGCGACTCGACGGGAGCGGAGGTTGCCGCATCCAGAATGCGTGCGCGTAGCTCCGGCGGTGGCGTGGCCTGCGGCGCGGTATAGGGCAAGATCCGCGCGATGTGGGTATAGCCTTGCAGCGCGCGCTGGCAGGCTTCACAGCTCGCGAGGTGCGTCAGCAGATCGGGATCGGCCTCCGACTCGCCAAGGGCATAGGCCGCAAGCTGCGGCTGAAGATCGTGACATCTATCGGTTGGATCGCTCGACATGGATAACTCAACTTTCTGGCGACACATGCTCTGCCACGGCGCGCCAGCACATACGATCATGGCTCTATGCGATGGGCAACATCGCGCGGCGTTGCTTCTCAACGCTCTACACTCTATTATACTTTACGTAATAGCCCTGAGCCTGAATCTACGATCCTCCGGCAGCACCGCTGAATGGCAAAGCTCTCTGGAGCGTATCGGGCCTGCGACGAGAGCCTCCACTACGATTCTATCACCTTCCACGCACTATACTGCTCGTCGCCCGACTCATGCCGCCAGCGCCGGACGTACCAGATCATCCTGGCCCCAACGATCCGTCGCGATCGGGACTGGAACTTCATGGAGCGCGCAGCGAGCAATTTCGCGAAAACTGCTACACTACCTCGTAGCGACCTCACCATAGCGCCGCGCTACGGTACAGGGCTTATGCATATCCATCCCATTCGCCCGGTTTGCCCCCCATCTCGCTCGGATTCGTCGGCTCTGCACCCGCTTGCCTGGCCCACGCCGAGCGGGCAGCGGCAGGCATGATGCCTCCCAATCCTAGCACGTTTATCGCGCATCACAAAGGAAAGATGAGTTTCTATGGCGGTTATCGTTGAGCAATTCGCGCCAGACGTACAGGTGTACACCGCCGACGGCGCGCGCGTTCCACTCCGCACCTACTGGGGCCATCGCCCGATCGTGCTCACGTTTCTCCGGCACTTTGGCTGCGCCTTCTGCCGCGACTTCATCATCAAGCTGCGAGCCGCCTACCCCGATTTTGTGGAGCGCGGGGCGGAGATTACCGCTATCGCGCAGGGCAACGCGCCGCAGACGGCCCACTTCGCCAACATCCTGCGGCTGCCCTTTCCGCTGCTCGCCGATCCGAGCCGCGAGGTGTACCAGGCATTCGAGCTGCTCGAAGTGGGCTACACCACGCTGCTGCATCACTCGGTGATGCGCGAGGGGATGGCGCTGGCCGGGCGGGGCGAGCTACCCGATGTCGGCTATACGATCCAGACGATGCTGCCGACCAACAATATGTCGTTTCGGCAGATGGGCGGCACGTTTGTCATCGATGAGCAGGGGCGCGTCCGATATGCGCATGTCGACAAGCAGGTCTACGATCACCCGCAGATCCCGGATCTGCTTGAGATCGTCGGCAGCCTCACGGCTCAACCTGTAGGCACTGACGCAGACTAAACCAGATTACCATACAAAGAAGTGCCCCTCAGCTTAGCTGAAGGGCATCTGGCACGGGCGACAGGACTCGAACCTGCGACCTAGGGTTTAGAAGACCCTTGCTCTATCCATCTGAGCTACGCCCGCATGCGCCGCATATTATACCATGCCTCCGCGCACGCGAAACGCTTACCGTGCCGCGTCCGCCGCTCTGATGCTCCTGGTACCGGATCAAGCAGGGTTTCGAGCAGGCCCTCACCCTGGCCCGCCCTGCCCCGCGCTCAGGCGGGCTTCCGCCCTCACGCCGCGCCTAGACCAACGGCTAGTTGTTTTGCGCCACTGCATGACCTAGAGTAGAATGGATGGACAGGTGATGCAGCAAAATCTGGCATAGGGTCAAGTAAACCTGAGGGTTAAGGAGCGGAAACTAGACGTGAGCGACAAAAAAATTCGGGTTGCCATCATCGGAGTTGGCAACTGCGCGTCCTCGTTGGTGCAGGGCATAGAGTTCTACAAGCATGCCAGCGAGGGCGATTTTGTGCCCGGCTTAATGCATGTCAACCTGGGCGGCTACCACATTCGAGACATCGAGTTCTCGGCGGCGTTCGACATTAACGTTACCAAAGTCGGTAAAGACCTCTGCGAGGCGATCTTTGCCGAGCCGAACAACACCTATAAATTCTCGGATGTGCCCTTTACCGGCGTCAAGGTGCATCGCGGCATGACCCACGACGGCATCGGCAAGTACCTCAGCGCGGTGATCCAGAAGGCTCCCGGCCCCACCGACGACATCGTCGGCATCCTCAAAAACACGCACACCGACGTGGTCATCTCGTATCTGCCGGTCGGCTCGGAGATGGCGACGAAGTGGTACGTCGAGCAGGTGCTTGAGGCCGGCTGCGCGTTCATCAACTGCGTCCCCGTGTTTATCGCCTCGCAGGAGTACTGGCGCCGCCGCTTCGAGGAGCGCAAGCTGCCGATCATCGGCGACGACATCAAATCGCAGGTCGGCGCGACGATCACCCACCGCGTGCTGACCAACCTCTTCCGCGAGCGGGGCGTGCGCCTGGATCGGACCTACCAGCTCAACTTCGGCGGCAACACCGATTTCATGAACATGCTGGAGCGCGAGCGCCTGGAGTCGAAGAAGATCTCCAAGACCAATGCCGTCACCAGCCAGCTCGACTATCCGATCGACGCCGACAACGCGCATGTCGGCCCCAGCGACTATGTGCCGTGGCTCTCCGACCGCAAGTGGTGCTATATCCGCATGGAGGGCACGACCTTCGGCAACGTGCCGCTCAACTGCGAGGTCAAGCTCGAAGTGTGGGACTCGCCCAACTCGGCGGGTGTGGTGATCGACGCGATCCGCTGCGCGAAGCTGGCGCTCGATCGGGGCATCGGCGGCGCGCTCTACAGCCCGTCGAGCTACTTCATGAAAACGCCGCCCAAGCAGTTCACCGACCACGAAGCGCGCGCCAGGACCGAGGCGTTCATTCGCGGTGATGAGCAGGTATAGCCCGGCTTCCGGCACCGATTGGGAGCAGCCGCGCTGCTCCTGCCTGTTGTTCAGACCAGAGACTTGCGGGAATCTCGCCTGATGCAGATCGCAGCACTTCTGACATACGCCGCCCGGCTCGTGCCGCACGTGCCGCCTCGTCTCGGCTACGCGCTCTGCGAGCTGCTCGGCACGACCGTCGGGCCGCGCGTGCCAGCCTGGGCGCATGTCCTCGCCAACCTGAGCGTCGTCATGCCGCACGCCAGCCAGCAGGAGCGCGAGGCAGCCGCACGCCGCGTGATGATCGGCATGTTCAAAAACTATTTCGATCTCTTCCGCTTCCATACGCTATCGCCCGCCGCCCTCGCCCAGACGACGATCCTTGAGGGTAGACAGAACATCGAGCAGGCGCTGGCGCGTGGCAAAGGCTTGCTCGTCGTCGCGCCGCACTGCGGCAACTACACGATTAGCTTCACCGCGATCATCCGCCACTTTGAAACGCGGGCGCTGCTGGTGGTCGAGCACATGGCCGATCCACGGGTGCATCAGATCATGAACCGGATGCGCAACATGCCGGGGATCGATGTCGAGCCGCTGGGGCCGAATGCTGGCCGTGCAATCCTGCGCGCTTTGCGGCATAATCATGTCGTCGCTCTGGGCGGCGACCGGGCGATTGCCGAGAATAGCGTGATCGTCGAGTTCTTTGGGCAGCCCACGCCGCTGCCGAGCGGCCCCGCGACGCTGGCGCTGCGCACGGGAGCGCCGCTGCTGACGGGCTTTACCAATCGGCTGCCCGACAATCGCTCGCAGGCCTGGTTCGATCCGCCGCTGCTGATCGAGCGCTCAGGAGCGCTTCAGGATGATATATGTGACGTAACGCAAAAAATCGCCTATATTATGCAGGCTTACATTCGCCGCGATCCAGCGCAGTGGCTGGTCGCGGAGCCCATGTGGCCGAGCTTATGAAACTAATCGTACAAATTCCGGCAAAAGACGAAGAAGAGCACCTGCCCGTGGTCCTGCGCGACATTCCCCGGCAGATACCGGGCGTCGATCGCGTCGAGGTGCTGGTGATCGACGACGGCTCACGCGATCGAACGGCCGAGGTCGCCATTGCGCACGGCGCGGATCATGTCGTGCGTCATATCAGCAACAAGGGCCTGGCTGCGGCCTTCCAGACGGGCATCGACGCGGCGCTGCGCCTGGGCGCGGACATTATCGTCAACACCGACGCCGACAACCAGTATCCGGGCGATCAGATCCCGGCGCTGGTCGGGCCGATCCTGGATCGCAGCGCCGACATCGTGATCGGCGATCGGCAGACGCACACGCTTGAGCATTTCACGCCGCAGAAACGGTTGCTTCAGCGCGTCGGCAGCTGGGTCGTGCGGCGCGCGTCCAACACCGAAGTGCCCGATAGCGTCAGCGGCTTTCGCGCGCTCTCACGCGAGGCCGCGCTGCGTATCTTCGTCACCACCGATTTTTCGTACACCGTCGAGAATCTGATCCAGGCAGGCAAGCGGCGGCTGACCGTGGCGCATGTGCCGATTCGCACCAATCAGACCCGACCGTCGCGGCTGCACAAGGGCAACTGGAACTTCGTCAAGCGCCAGGCCTCGACGATCGTGCGAACCTACGCGACGTACGAGCCGCTCAAGACGTTCTCGTATATCGCGACGCCGTTCGTGGTGATGGGCCTGATCTTTTTGCTGCGCGCGGCCTTCGTCTATTTTGCGCGCAAGTTCCTGCCCGACTACAAAGAAGACAATATCCAGGCGCTCACGCTCGGCACCGGCTTTCTGGTGCTGGGCTTTATCGTCTTCTTGATCGGGCTGGTCGCGGATCGCATCGGCGGCAACCGGCGCATGCTTGAGGAGCTGCTTTACCGCGCGCGCAAAGCCGAGCTTGACCATATCGGCTGGCGGCAGGTCGCCGAGGAGCGGCTGGATCGGCTGGAGGCGATGCAGGAGACTGGGCTGGTGGTCCACCGCGCGCGCGGCGATGCCAAAGATGTGGATAGCTCATGACGGTCCACGGCTTTCTCAACATCGACAAGCCCGCCGGGATGACCTCGCACGATGTGGTCGCGAAGGTGCGGCGGCTGGTCGCGCAGAAGCGCGTCGGGCATGGCGGGACGCTCGATCCGGCGGCGACGGGCGTGCTGCCCGTGGCGCTGGGCGAGGCAACCCGGCTGGTGGAGTATCTGGTCGAGGGGCGCAAGCGCTACCTGGCCGAGGTGCGGCTGGGCATCACCACCACCACCGACGATGCCGAGGGCGAGACGCTGCGGGAGCAGCCGGTCCCGCCTCTCAGCCACGACGATCTGACGCGGGCGGTGCAGCCGTTCATCGGCACGATCCGGCAGGTGCCGCCGATGTACTCGGCGATTCAGGTCGCGGGACAGCGTATGTACGATCTGGCACGGCAGGGCAAGACCGTCGATCTGGAGCCGCGCACGGTCGAGGTCGATCGGATCGAGGTGCTGGCCTGGGAGCCGTCGCTGCTGACGCTCGACGTGCTGTGCGGCAAGGGCACCTACATTCGCTCGCTGGCCCGCGACCTCGGCGCGGCGCTGGGCTGCGGCGCGCATCTCGCGGCGCTGCGGCGCACGCAGGTCGGGCCGCTGGGCATCGAGAGCGCCGTGCCGCTCGGCGTGCTGCTGGACGATCCGAGCCGCGTGTCGCACCATCTGCTGCCGCCCGCTACCGCCGTCGCCGACTGGCCCCGCGCCGATGTAGACGACGCGACGGTGCGCCGCATCCGTAACGGGCTGGCGGTGCGGCTGTGGGTCCAGGGCGAGCTAGCCCGCGCCCACGCGCCCGACGGCAGGCTGGTCGCGCTGCTGCGCCTCGACTCGGGCCTGTGGCAGCCGTTCAAGGTGTTTACGTGGGGTTAGGTTGAGGTTTTCGGCGTGATATAACACGCCCCACGGATCGATCCATTCCACCTACGCTACACCGCTGCCGCCTCCTGCATGATCCTCGGCTCGTAGTCGATTGACAGCGTGGGCAGCCCTGGCTCGCGTAAGCGTTATGCGCCACGACCGTCGCCTCGACGGCGTTCCAGTAGATATACTCTCGCCAGGCTATACGCCCGTGTTGACAGACGCGCCGCGACCTTATACCCTACGCTTAACGCCTGATCACTGGCTACGTACAAGCAAAATAATTATGTAAACCGTGCCGTGTAGCACGCTGATCGCCAGCCTGCCGCACAGCCGAGGTACGCAAGGGTGCTCCAGAGAGCCGAGGATGTCGTCTCTGGGGCATTGCGCGTTTCATTAGGGATCGCACAGCCGCAGCCCGTAGATCTGCTGACGACACAAGGAGGGGAAGCGTATGGCACCGCGCCATTACACATCGGTCTTAGACTTATCACGCGACGAAACGTTGGATGTGCTGCGGCGAGCGGCGAAGCTCAAAGCCCGGTGGAATGAGGATCGCAAGGTGTTGAAGCGGCTGCGGGGCTACACGCTCGCCACGATCTACGAAAAACCGTCGCTCCGCACGCGCGTGACCTTCGAGGCGGGCATGACGCAGCTCGGCGGCCACAGCATCTACCTCGGCCCCAACGACATCCAGATCGGCAAGCGCGAAACCGCCGCCGACATTGCGCGCAACCTGAGCCGCTGGGTCCAGATCATCATGGCGCGCTCGTTCACGCACAGCACCGTCACCGAGCTAGCCGAGCACAGCGATGTCCCGGTGATCAACGGGCTGTCGGACGTGGAGCATCCCTGCCAGGCGCTGGCCGACTTTCTGACGCTTCAGGAGCGCTACGGCGAGCTGGAGGGCAGGAAGCTGGCCTACATCGGCGACGGCAACAACGTCGCGCACTCGCTGATGCTGATGGGCGCGCTCTTAGGCGTCAACATCTCGGTCGCCACGCCGGAGGGCTACGAGCCGCAGCAGACGATCACCGAGCGGGCGCAGGAGCTTGCGGCCCAGAGCGGCGCGACAATCCGCGTGACCTGGGAGCCGCGCGAGGCGGTGGAGCGCGCCGACGTGATCTACACCGACGTGTGGGCCTCGATGGGACAGGAAGACGAGGCCGAGGCGCGCAAAAGCAGCTTCGCCTCCTATCAGGTAACGCCTGAGCTTATGGCGGCGAGCGGCAAGGCCGAGACGATCTTCATGCACTGCCTGCCCGCGCATCGCGGCGAGGAGGTTGCCGCCGATGTGATCGACGGGCCACAGTCCGCCGTGATCGACGAGGCCGAGAACCGGCTGCACGCGCAGAAGGCGCTGATCCTGTGGCTGTTGGGGAGATAACGCAAACAAAGAACAAAGAACAGAGAACAAAGAGGCTAGAGCGGTGTGGCTCGCTGCCCTTTGTTCTTTGTTCAACGTTCCGAGTTCGGCATTGTGAGTTTCCAGTTCACAGTTTCGAGTTCAAAGGGCGAGTTGTTTTCTTGTTCCGCCCTCCGGTTCTCCCATTGTTCTTTGTTCCGTTGTTCTTTGTTCTCCGTCTGTTCTTTGTTCTCCTTCCCTCCTACCCTGCGTCATACTTCCAGGTAGCCATCTTTGCTCGTCAGCGCATGACCGGTTGCCCACTACGCCGACGGGCAAGATGCTCTACACTTTGAGGGATTTTCAACCTTCCGCACGTATTCTGCGTGTTCGGTATCCAGCGAGTGTGGCTTTCGGAGGATTCTGTATGGCTGGCAACCG
This region of Herpetosiphonaceae bacterium genomic DNA includes:
- a CDS encoding lysophospholipid acyltransferase family protein, with protein sequence MQIAALLTYAARLVPHVPPRLGYALCELLGTTVGPRVPAWAHVLANLSVVMPHASQQEREAAARRVMIGMFKNYFDLFRFHTLSPAALAQTTILEGRQNIEQALARGKGLLVVAPHCGNYTISFTAIIRHFETRALLVVEHMADPRVHQIMNRMRNMPGIDVEPLGPNAGRAILRALRHNHVVALGGDRAIAENSVIVEFFGQPTPLPSGPATLALRTGAPLLTGFTNRLPDNRSQAWFDPPLLIERSGALQDDICDVTQKIAYIMQAYIRRDPAQWLVAEPMWPSL
- a CDS encoding glycosyltransferase family 2 protein, whose amino-acid sequence is MKLIVQIPAKDEEEHLPVVLRDIPRQIPGVDRVEVLVIDDGSRDRTAEVAIAHGADHVVRHISNKGLAAAFQTGIDAALRLGADIIVNTDADNQYPGDQIPALVGPILDRSADIVIGDRQTHTLEHFTPQKRLLQRVGSWVVRRASNTEVPDSVSGFRALSREAALRIFVTTDFSYTVENLIQAGKRRLTVAHVPIRTNQTRPSRLHKGNWNFVKRQASTIVRTYATYEPLKTFSYIATPFVVMGLIFLLRAAFVYFARKFLPDYKEDNIQALTLGTGFLVLGFIVFLIGLVADRIGGNRRMLEELLYRARKAELDHIGWRQVAEERLDRLEAMQETGLVVHRARGDAKDVDSS
- the ftcD gene encoding glutamate formimidoyltransferase, with product MPQPLIECVPNFSEGRRADVIDQIVAAMRAVPDVLVLDVESDADHNRSVVTLVGPPSAVVDGAFAGMRAAKELINLDEHRGEHPRLGATDVVPFIPIRDATMADCVALARQLGQRVGDELGIPVYLYEEAATRPARRNLADVRRGEYEGLKQTLGTDPQRDPDFGPARLTPAGATAIGARAPLIAYNVYLSTGDVDIAKKIAKVIRHSNGGLRFVKALGLLVEGHAQVSINMTDFRSTPLHRVFELIRAEAARYGVLPTESEIVGLVPEDALLDAAEHYLQLNRFKRSQVLERRLAEAEAAVQAGTTSDL
- a CDS encoding NUDIX hydrolase; translated protein: MMRFCPECATPLEQRPFEGKPRPTCPNCGYIVFADPKVAATVLIERAGMLLLTRRAIDPGRGLWSFPGGYVDFGEDPEVAAARECREETGLTVVRLALLDVSFNGRVIVITYTAQAVDDAEPMPADDADMVGWFVPDSLPPLAFESMHRAIGLWREKNKEQRTGCRAQRAPGEQRE
- a CDS encoding serine hydrolase produces the protein MPLATRIPRTFALTLIAAALVACSTGTVPPQTRRTEATTPPVATTAAATEVAATATTAADWRFPAGSRIAGVDVGNKTPETAIKLVSLGLNSWQKPLALVADEQAADPPTLKPYKVGLDPDIAQMVAEAEHLAREGKPVDIEWTPQVDEAKLRAELEALAPSFEQTAASDIVTDTEALTSTFTFRAQPGVKLDIDATAALVSRLLTDRSEAVTQTVVLHTTSPQERDLATLKHVLEEHLGYWKGVGAIYVHDLETGQSIGINENSVFSGASVMKVPIMIYVYAKLGKLDEQQREWMENVVINSDNLDANALLAAAVGGQGTEAALEGVNEMSQMLEGLGLEHTYQLIPYESGEWLIQQSRLPQGGPKREGQPPYTAADPYVRTTPREMGQLFVMLAECAEGKGPLIEKYGDKLNETLCDEMIGWLERPHDQERMVAGIPAGVPVAHKGGWIDDMQSDVGIVSSPNGRYVAAIYIWRPDGYVTNAHATPSPYLGDFSHTIYTFFNPESVE
- a CDS encoding cupredoxin domain-containing protein is translated as MSTPIVGRLLIGVAMIALVALGLAATVVRAAPVAQTGVVIEMRDNTFEPKTVTVPVGASVTWRNTGQRPHTAKADNGSFDTGNVASGATSSAVTFSAAGTFAYYCEYHGGPNGAGMSGTIVVAAAQASPSPSPAPSASPSPAPSAPPAGGVTPSITVRNQPISNSMITIERVVAAEDGWVAVHKFGPDGKMMLTPLAGLAAIKAGTTNNLMVKLDETFNAGDKLAPMLHIDAGTKGQYEFPNGPDVPVQANGQVVVREFTVEAAGGGARPPARLPDTGNTGTTSAPLGLVAVLTLLAGLSIIRSVRRRTSVR
- a CDS encoding inositol-3-phosphate synthase; this translates as MSDKKIRVAIIGVGNCASSLVQGIEFYKHASEGDFVPGLMHVNLGGYHIRDIEFSAAFDINVTKVGKDLCEAIFAEPNNTYKFSDVPFTGVKVHRGMTHDGIGKYLSAVIQKAPGPTDDIVGILKNTHTDVVISYLPVGSEMATKWYVEQVLEAGCAFINCVPVFIASQEYWRRRFEERKLPIIGDDIKSQVGATITHRVLTNLFRERGVRLDRTYQLNFGGNTDFMNMLERERLESKKISKTNAVTSQLDYPIDADNAHVGPSDYVPWLSDRKWCYIRMEGTTFGNVPLNCEVKLEVWDSPNSAGVVIDAIRCAKLALDRGIGGALYSPSSYFMKTPPKQFTDHEARARTEAFIRGDEQV
- a CDS encoding peroxiredoxin-like family protein: MAVIVEQFAPDVQVYTADGARVPLRTYWGHRPIVLTFLRHFGCAFCRDFIIKLRAAYPDFVERGAEITAIAQGNAPQTAHFANILRLPFPLLADPSREVYQAFELLEVGYTTLLHHSVMREGMALAGRGELPDVGYTIQTMLPTNNMSFRQMGGTFVIDEQGRVRYAHVDKQVYDHPQIPDLLEIVGSLTAQPVGTDAD
- a CDS encoding anti-sigma factor, encoding MSSDPTDRCHDLQPQLAAYALGESEADPDLLTHLASCEACQRALQGYTHIARILPYTAPQATPPPELRARILDAATSAPVESRAAQRRPAPAAHPWWRVRLAPRWSFAAVMLLALLGWNIALQMRLNSQAAQIERLSTQVANSRQSWQTMTRVLNTPDLQDYELSGESASGRFWASPQLSVACLVAQGLPDPGSGKVYQVWLNQGGTPIGVGTFVPQSGNGWVLLPVDQPLATYQGVGVTIEPRGGSQQPTSPAVLRGALVVSAQAQRLSRTERIYLTDYLEMTD